From the genome of Planctomycetia bacterium, one region includes:
- a CDS encoding CDP-alcohol phosphatidyltransferase family protein, which translates to MSAACRTAGIAGEHCRVNEDSKRRPIASRRWRISQKLASHLAERGIAPNAISIAGMACGLLAGCLFAATSRNLALAPWFWLLGAVLVQLRLVANMLDGMVAMLTHTSSPVGELYNEVPDRISDTAIFVGLGYAVGGAPTLGFAAALAAMLTAYARTTCVAAGAPANFCGPMAKQHRMVAVTCLALASLVVPADNGLWQYVSHAFTPTNLALSIIIVGSVITAVRRLTASARHLGRGGTRNE; encoded by the coding sequence ATGTCGGCGGCATGTCGAACGGCTGGAATCGCGGGGGAGCATTGTCGCGTGAACGAGGATTCTAAGCGTCGACCTATCGCGAGCCGCCGCTGGCGGATTTCTCAGAAATTGGCGTCGCACCTGGCCGAACGGGGGATCGCGCCGAACGCAATTTCGATCGCTGGAATGGCATGTGGGCTGCTTGCCGGCTGCTTGTTCGCGGCGACATCCAGGAATTTGGCACTCGCGCCCTGGTTCTGGCTGCTGGGCGCGGTGCTTGTGCAACTGCGCCTCGTCGCCAATATGCTCGACGGGATGGTCGCAATGCTAACGCACACCTCCTCACCCGTTGGCGAGCTTTACAACGAGGTCCCCGATCGGATCTCGGATACGGCGATCTTCGTAGGACTTGGCTATGCCGTCGGCGGTGCGCCGACCCTGGGTTTTGCGGCCGCTCTTGCCGCCATGCTGACTGCCTACGCGCGAACTACTTGCGTCGCAGCTGGCGCGCCGGCGAATTTCTGCGGCCCGATGGCCAAACAGCATCGCATGGTCGCCGTGACCTGCCTCGCGCTTGCTTCGCTCGTCGTGCCGGCCGACAATGGGCTGTGGCAATACGTGAGTCATGCCTTCACACCGACGAACCTGGCACTGTCGATCATTATCGTTGGCAGTGTTATCACAGCAGTCCGACGTTTGACCGCTAGCGCTCGTCACCTGGGACGAGGCGGCACACGAAACGAATAA